In one window of Nodosilinea sp. PGN35 DNA:
- a CDS encoding type 1 glutamine amidotransferase domain-containing protein: protein MKVLMVLTSHDQLGDTGRKTGFWLEELAAPYYVFKEAGYEITLASPKGGQPPLDPKSNEPDFQTDATHRFEADAEASKALANTVKLADVSADDFDTVFYPGGHGPMWDLAESKDSSDLIESFLAANKPVALVCHGPGVLRHAKTAEGRPLIEGKQVTGFTNSEEAAVGLTDVVPFLVEDDLKAKGGIYSSGPDWGPHVVEDGLLITGQNPASSAPAAQRLVARDRHAGE, encoded by the coding sequence ATGAAAGTTCTAATGGTTTTGACTTCGCACGACCAGCTCGGCGACACCGGTCGCAAAACCGGCTTCTGGCTCGAAGAGCTTGCTGCTCCCTATTACGTGTTTAAGGAGGCTGGCTACGAGATCACGCTTGCTTCTCCGAAGGGCGGACAGCCGCCACTCGATCCGAAGAGCAACGAGCCTGACTTCCAGACCGACGCAACCCATCGCTTTGAGGCGGACGCCGAGGCAAGCAAGGCGCTGGCGAACACCGTCAAGCTTGCCGATGTCTCTGCGGACGACTTCGATACGGTGTTCTACCCCGGCGGCCATGGCCCGATGTGGGATCTGGCCGAGAGCAAGGACTCGTCCGACCTGATCGAGAGCTTCCTCGCGGCGAACAAACCAGTCGCGCTGGTCTGCCATGGGCCGGGCGTGCTGCGTCACGCGAAGACTGCCGAGGGCCGACCACTGATCGAGGGCAAGCAGGTGACTGGTTTCACCAACAGTGAGGAAGCTGCTGTCGGGCTGACCGATGTGGTGCCATTCCTTGTGGAGGACGATCTGAAGGCTAAGGGCGGTATCTATTCAAGTGGTCCGGACTGGGGGCCCCACGTCGTCGAGGACGGCCTGCTAATCACCGGCCAGAACCCAGCTTCGTCGGCCCCGGCCGCTCAGCGCTTAGTCGCCCGCGATCGCCACGCCGGAGAGTAA
- a CDS encoding zinc-dependent alcohol dehydrogenase family protein, with product MESMKAAILTAFGDAEKFEIQTVPIPTLKANQVLVRVCATSINPVDYQTRRGDYKELVQLPAIIGVDVSGVVEAIGDAVTDFKVGDNVYYSPQIFEEFGSYAQYHVADAAIVALKPANLSHIEAAAFPLAGGTAWDCLVTRGNLQVGETVLIHAGAGGVGSIAIQLAKAIGAYVFTTCSARNRDFVTELGADRVIDYKNEDYVEVIRQATNGLGVDLVLDTIGGETIQRSLEIIRPFGRLTSIVDVEIPQSLLKAWGKNLTLHFVFSPQYRAKLEALTKLIERHQLRPVIDSVFSWDQIVLAHQHIEQGGTRGKIVLKFTDN from the coding sequence ATGGAATCTATGAAAGCGGCTATATTAACTGCGTTTGGTGATGCTGAGAAGTTTGAGATTCAAACGGTTCCCATACCAACACTGAAGGCGAATCAGGTGTTAGTCAGAGTTTGTGCCACCTCAATTAACCCGGTCGATTACCAAACTCGTCGTGGTGATTACAAAGAACTGGTGCAATTACCCGCCATCATTGGAGTCGATGTCTCAGGGGTGGTTGAGGCAATTGGCGACGCTGTGACCGATTTCAAGGTGGGAGACAACGTATATTACTCGCCGCAGATATTTGAAGAATTCGGTAGCTACGCTCAGTACCATGTGGCTGATGCAGCGATTGTTGCATTGAAACCTGCCAATCTATCGCACATTGAAGCCGCTGCTTTTCCGCTGGCAGGGGGAACTGCTTGGGATTGTCTGGTGACTCGGGGCAATCTACAGGTTGGTGAAACCGTTCTCATCCATGCGGGGGCGGGTGGAGTGGGCTCGATCGCAATTCAACTCGCCAAAGCGATCGGGGCATACGTTTTTACGACCTGTAGTGCTAGAAACCGAGATTTCGTCACAGAACTGGGCGCAGATCGGGTGATTGACTACAAAAATGAAGATTACGTAGAAGTCATTCGTCAAGCAACCAATGGCCTGGGTGTCGATTTAGTTCTAGATACGATCGGCGGAGAAACTATTCAGCGCAGTCTAGAAATCATTCGTCCCTTTGGTAGGCTGACAAGCATTGTAGACGTTGAAATACCGCAATCGCTGCTTAAAGCATGGGGTAAAAATCTGACGCTTCATTTTGTTTTTTCGCCCCAGTATCGAGCAAAGTTAGAGGCTTTGACAAAATTGATCGAGCGTCATCAGCTTCGCCCGGTGATTGATTCAGTATTTTCTTGGGATCAGATCGTTTTGGCTCATCAGCATATAGAGCAGGGAGGAACCCGGGGCAAAATTGTGCTGAAGTTCACAGACAACTAG
- a CDS encoding DsbA family protein — MSDDRSRSSLLVPPSAQDWIQGVPSAKVVLVMYGDYQCSRSGEVYKIIKLIKRELDAAFGEDYLSFIFRHFPQPQVHPHAQRAAQAALAAAAQGQFWLMSDTLFAHQQNLENGYLVEYANDLGLDIPQFLKDLPKQVNVDRINEDIKSGTDSGVTTAPALFINGNRYAGHWNRTELMAAIVAASN; from the coding sequence ATGAGCGATGATCGTAGCCGCAGTTCCTTACTTGTACCTCCTTCAGCCCAAGATTGGATTCAAGGTGTGCCAAGTGCTAAGGTAGTGCTGGTGATGTACGGGGACTATCAATGCTCTAGAAGCGGGGAGGTTTACAAGATCATTAAACTGATCAAGCGAGAGCTTGACGCTGCTTTTGGAGAGGATTATTTATCCTTTATCTTCCGCCATTTCCCACAACCACAGGTTCATCCCCATGCTCAACGGGCAGCCCAGGCCGCCCTCGCCGCCGCCGCCCAGGGACAGTTTTGGCTAATGAGCGATACGTTATTTGCCCACCAGCAAAACCTGGAGAATGGTTATCTAGTCGAATACGCCAACGATTTAGGGCTTGATATTCCTCAGTTTCTCAAAGACTTACCTAAACAGGTAAATGTCGATCGCATCAATGAAGATATCAAAAGTGGCACAGACAGTGGAGTGACGACTGCTCCAGCCCTATTTATCAATGGAAATCGCTACGCCGGGCACTGGAATAGGACAGAGTTAATGGCAGCTATTGTTGCTGCGAGTAATTGA
- a CDS encoding pirin family protein, with product MVDFIQHIIAPHIQDLGGFQARRLLPSDVLTLVGPFIFFDHIGPATLPPGKGVDVRPHPHINLATVTYLFEGVLMHRDSVGSVQAIRPGAVNWMTAGRGIVHSERTPDHERSIETTLHGIQTWIALPDEHEETDPWFRHHPAAELPTWEENGVSFTLIAGEAYGRVSPVQTFSPMIYLDVQLARGAQFALPDNYSEQAVYSVTEGLKINDVSLEQHRLAVLVSGTAVHISAEQDARCIVVGGEPVGKRDKWWNFVSSRQSRIEQAKRDWQAGRFDQVPQETEFIPLPQEITTPKEQPL from the coding sequence ATGGTAGATTTCATTCAGCATATTATCGCGCCCCATATCCAAGATTTAGGAGGGTTTCAGGCCCGTCGTCTGCTGCCTTCAGACGTGCTTACTCTGGTAGGCCCGTTTATCTTTTTTGACCATATTGGGCCTGCAACACTTCCGCCTGGCAAAGGCGTTGATGTCAGACCCCATCCCCACATCAATCTGGCAACCGTGACCTACCTCTTTGAAGGTGTTTTGATGCACCGTGATAGCGTAGGCAGCGTTCAGGCGATTCGTCCCGGTGCTGTGAACTGGATGACCGCTGGTAGGGGAATTGTCCATTCCGAACGAACCCCTGACCATGAGCGCAGTATCGAAACGACGCTTCATGGAATCCAAACCTGGATCGCACTGCCGGATGAGCACGAGGAGACAGATCCCTGGTTTCGGCATCACCCCGCTGCCGAGTTGCCTACTTGGGAAGAAAACGGCGTCTCCTTCACTCTCATTGCCGGTGAGGCTTATGGCCGTGTTTCTCCAGTGCAAACCTTTTCACCGATGATTTATCTAGATGTGCAGCTGGCTAGAGGAGCACAGTTTGCATTGCCAGATAACTACAGTGAGCAGGCCGTTTACAGCGTGACAGAAGGGTTGAAAATCAATGATGTTTCGCTGGAGCAGCACCGGCTAGCGGTGTTGGTTTCTGGCACGGCAGTTCACATATCTGCTGAACAGGATGCTCGCTGTATTGTCGTGGGGGGCGAACCGGTTGGGAAACGAGACAAGTGGTGGAATTTTGTTTCCAGCCGCCAATCTCGCATTGAACAGGCCAAGCGAGATTGGCAAGCGGGCCGATTTGATCAAGTTCCTCAAGAAACAGAATTTATTCCCCTACCTCAGGAGATAACTACTCCTAAAGAACAGCCGTTGTAA
- a CDS encoding hydrolase, whose translation MSQNPKIGLEGLLRPDDSILVLIDHQPYQFTNLNSHEPTMIINNVIGLAKSAKAFNVPTILTTVIEERGGYIIKRLQDVFPDQKPINRTFINTWEDPNVTDVVKESGRKQLILAALYTEICLAMPAIQALGEGYEVFIVTDASGGVTAEAHDMAVRRMVQAGAVPINWMAVLAEWQRDWARTETTADVSDILLEYGGASAVALAWEHQLLATSPLVTSVGH comes from the coding sequence ATGTCTCAAAATCCGAAAATTGGCCTAGAAGGACTGCTTCGTCCAGACGATAGCATCCTGGTACTCATTGACCACCAGCCTTATCAGTTCACCAACTTGAACAGCCATGAGCCTACGATGATCATTAACAATGTTATTGGTCTGGCCAAATCAGCCAAGGCGTTCAACGTACCCACAATCCTGACTACAGTCATTGAAGAAAGGGGTGGTTATATTATTAAGAGACTACAGGATGTCTTCCCCGATCAAAAACCGATCAATCGCACGTTCATCAATACCTGGGAAGATCCAAACGTCACAGATGTAGTGAAGGAAAGCGGCCGTAAGCAGCTTATACTTGCTGCACTCTACACCGAAATCTGTCTCGCCATGCCAGCAATCCAGGCGCTGGGTGAGGGTTATGAAGTATTCATCGTTACCGATGCTTCGGGCGGGGTTACGGCGGAAGCTCATGACATGGCTGTTCGCCGGATGGTTCAGGCTGGTGCAGTGCCAATCAACTGGATGGCTGTACTTGCTGAATGGCAGCGGGATTGGGCACGTACAGAAACAACTGCGGATGTATCAGATATTCTTCTTGAGTATGGCGGTGCTAGTGCGGTGGCCCTTGCCTGGGAACATCAGCTCCTTGCCACATCCCCTCTAGTGACCTCAGTTGGACATTAG
- a CDS encoding RidA family protein, with the protein MNKPKFFVTPGYGEYMLDNLHYSQAVKIGDRVEISGQGGWDDNLQIPELLADEIAQAFRNVERTLATAGAGWEHVVHINSYHAGGLPPEVNEVMVRLYRHYMPNHAPIWTQVGVAALGLPTMRIEIRVTAIVP; encoded by the coding sequence ATGAATAAGCCCAAATTTTTTGTTACCCCCGGCTATGGGGAATACATGCTGGATAACCTGCATTACTCGCAAGCAGTAAAAATTGGCGATCGCGTAGAAATATCTGGACAAGGCGGCTGGGATGACAACCTGCAAATTCCCGAACTGCTGGCGGACGAGATAGCTCAGGCGTTTCGGAACGTAGAGCGAACTTTGGCAACTGCTGGAGCGGGTTGGGAGCATGTTGTTCACATCAATTCTTACCATGCTGGCGGGTTGCCCCCTGAGGTCAATGAGGTGATGGTCAGGCTATATCGCCACTACATGCCCAACCACGCCCCCATTTGGACACAGGTCGGAGTCGCGGCGCTTGGACTCCCAACGATGCGGATTGAAATCCGCGTCACTGCAATTGTTCCGTGA
- a CDS encoding SgcJ/EcaC family oxidoreductase, which translates to MNLQTAQTTTTADESTIRGFLHQMIDAWNRGSGEDFAAPFSETADFIAFEGTHLKGQKEIAEFNQQAFDTVVKGTRLEGEVNFVHFLNSQLALMSGVVRVMLPGQPETSPSRDSMQLFVVMKRDQDWQIEGLLNARKLTLERQFFLDEFDSLSEEAQRQVTDLIIDIKQASLQSREQTKNSATIANQIRRGTP; encoded by the coding sequence ATGAATTTACAAACAGCTCAAACCACCACCACTGCTGACGAGTCAACAATCCGTGGTTTTCTTCACCAGATGATTGATGCTTGGAATCGAGGCAGCGGTGAAGACTTTGCTGCTCCGTTTAGCGAAACTGCCGACTTCATCGCGTTCGAGGGAACGCATCTCAAGGGTCAAAAAGAAATAGCCGAATTTAATCAGCAAGCCTTTGACACTGTTGTTAAAGGAACACGCCTGGAAGGTGAGGTGAATTTTGTTCACTTCCTGAATTCTCAACTTGCTCTCATGAGCGGAGTTGTCAGGGTAATGCTGCCCGGACAACCCGAAACTTCACCGTCACGAGATTCGATGCAGCTATTCGTCGTAATGAAACGTGATCAAGATTGGCAAATTGAAGGGCTACTCAATGCCCGGAAGTTGACACTAGAGCGGCAATTTTTTCTGGACGAGTTTGACTCGCTGAGTGAAGAGGCTCAACGTCAAGTAACCGATCTCATTATCGATATCAAGCAGGCTTCACTTCAATCGCGTGAGCAAACAAAGAATTCGGCAACGATCGCGAATCAAATAAGAAGAGGAACACCATGA
- a CDS encoding UBP-type zinc finger domain-containing protein yields the protein MACEHLNSLTVENLISKAAYPVFRCEECIKTNSRWVHLRICQTCGKMLCCDSSKHQHARRHYEETSHAVISSAELGEQWLWCFADEQGKDY from the coding sequence ATGGCCTGCGAACATCTCAACAGCCTAACTGTAGAAAACCTGATTTCTAAAGCAGCTTATCCAGTTTTTCGTTGCGAGGAGTGCATTAAAACAAATAGCCGCTGGGTACACCTGCGGATTTGCCAAACCTGTGGCAAAATGCTGTGCTGCGATTCTTCTAAGCATCAACATGCTCGCCGCCATTATGAAGAAACCAGTCATGCGGTGATTAGTTCGGCTGAATTGGGGGAGCAGTGGCTATGGTGTTTTGCAGATGAACAGGGAAAAGACTACTGA
- a CDS encoding PadR family transcriptional regulator, with protein sequence MSLAHVILGLLQQQERTGYDLKTECFDDCISHLWPADQAQIYRTLDKLESRAWVTCTVEIQRDRPNRKVYRITEAGEAELTRWLQTHHPLPVLREPLLVQLYLAAHLPDEAIVDLLEQELAARQAKLAQCETIEALSLSDPIASREQELHRLVLDLVKQREQTYLDWLEKAIRAVHTLRDRNNP encoded by the coding sequence ATGTCTCTTGCCCATGTGATTCTGGGTCTGCTTCAGCAACAGGAGCGAACCGGCTACGACCTCAAAACCGAGTGCTTTGACGACTGCATTTCCCATCTGTGGCCAGCCGATCAGGCGCAGATTTACCGGACTTTAGACAAGCTGGAGTCCCGAGCTTGGGTTACCTGTACTGTTGAAATTCAGCGCGATCGCCCCAATCGCAAGGTTTACCGAATTACCGAAGCCGGTGAAGCAGAGTTGACCCGTTGGCTTCAGACGCACCATCCGTTGCCCGTGTTGCGAGAGCCGCTGCTGGTACAGCTCTACTTGGCGGCTCATTTGCCTGACGAGGCGATCGTGGATTTGCTAGAGCAGGAACTGGCAGCACGGCAAGCAAAGCTGGCCCAGTGTGAGACGATCGAGGCTCTATCTTTGAGTGATCCGATTGCATCGCGTGAGCAAGAACTGCATCGACTGGTTTTGGACTTAGTGAAGCAGCGGGAACAGACGTATTTAGATTGGTTGGAAAAGGCGATACGTGCTGTGCACACGCTGCGCGATCGCAACAATCCGTAG
- a CDS encoding NAD(P)H-binding protein, whose product MKVFIIGIAGGIGRRVAVQLAEAGDEPIGLVRRPEQAEAIALGGIQTVRGDLVAMSVDELAATMRGCDAIVFSAGAGGKESNEATTLVDGDGPGKLSTAAERAGVRRFVLVSVFPEAWRERRMDESFEHYMVEKKKAETQLVLTDLDWLIVRPSALTNEPGTGRVDLGLAKFHTEIARDDVAATIVELLRTPALNRLILELTSGGTAIGEEVHALAIRLGGDG is encoded by the coding sequence ATGAAAGTCTTTATCATCGGCATCGCTGGTGGCATCGGTCGCCGAGTAGCGGTACAGCTTGCCGAGGCGGGCGATGAACCTATCGGTCTCGTGCGGCGACCAGAGCAGGCGGAGGCGATCGCCCTGGGCGGGATTCAGACGGTGCGGGGCGACCTAGTGGCGATGTCGGTTGACGAACTGGCTGCGACCATGCGCGGCTGCGATGCGATCGTGTTTAGCGCTGGCGCGGGTGGCAAGGAAAGCAACGAGGCGACCACCCTCGTTGACGGCGACGGGCCGGGGAAGCTGTCCACCGCCGCAGAACGCGCCGGGGTAAGGCGCTTCGTCCTCGTCTCGGTCTTTCCCGAGGCCTGGCGCGAGCGGCGCATGGATGAGTCATTCGAACACTATATGGTCGAGAAGAAGAAGGCTGAGACGCAACTGGTTCTGACCGACCTCGACTGGTTGATTGTGCGTCCATCCGCGCTGACAAACGAGCCTGGGACGGGACGGGTTGACCTAGGCCTCGCCAAGTTTCACACCGAAATCGCCCGCGACGATGTCGCTGCAACTATCGTGGAGCTTCTGCGAACTCCTGCCCTTAATCGGTTGATCTTGGAGCTGACCAGTGGAGGAACAGCGATCGGCGAGGAGGTTCATGCGCTGGCTATTAGACTCGGCGGCGACGGCTAA
- a CDS encoding pirin family protein, whose protein sequence is MTTQTQTLRTVAGIINSVETLEGAGFLVRRPFPKSSFAEFDPFLLLDELGPVNLKPGQAKGAPDHPHRGFETVSYVLDGRLEHRDSVGHAGLLNPGDVQWMTAGAGVVHSEMPEAEFTRTGGRMHGIQLWVNLPQQDKLIAPRYQDIPSAQIPVAQAKDGSVTVRVIAGEALGAKAVIETRTPIIYLHFTLQPGASIVQPVPKEYNAFAYVLDGSGLFGTEQERGEDGQMVIFAPDGEEVAIANPADATQPLDLLLIAGVPLNEPVVRYGPFVMNTEAEILQAIDDYQNGRMGYIHA, encoded by the coding sequence ATGACAACTCAAACTCAAACGCTCCGAACCGTTGCTGGAATCATTAATAGTGTAGAAACGCTTGAGGGAGCAGGCTTCCTGGTGCGTCGTCCCTTTCCCAAAAGTAGCTTTGCCGAGTTTGACCCCTTTCTCCTCCTCGATGAATTGGGTCCCGTGAATCTAAAGCCCGGTCAAGCAAAGGGCGCACCAGATCATCCCCATCGTGGCTTTGAAACCGTCAGCTATGTCCTGGATGGACGGCTGGAGCACAGAGACTCGGTCGGTCATGCCGGACTGCTCAATCCCGGTGATGTGCAGTGGATGACCGCTGGGGCAGGCGTCGTGCATTCTGAAATGCCCGAGGCTGAGTTTACCCGCACGGGCGGGCGAATGCACGGCATTCAACTGTGGGTCAACTTGCCGCAGCAGGACAAGCTGATTGCTCCTCGTTATCAGGACATTCCATCAGCGCAGATTCCGGTGGCCCAGGCCAAAGATGGGTCTGTGACGGTGCGCGTGATTGCGGGAGAAGCACTGGGGGCGAAAGCGGTGATTGAAACCCGTACCCCGATTATCTACCTGCACTTCACCCTACAACCGGGGGCAAGCATAGTTCAACCGGTACCGAAAGAGTACAACGCCTTTGCCTATGTTCTCGATGGGTCTGGTTTGTTTGGTACTGAGCAGGAACGGGGTGAGGATGGGCAAATGGTGATTTTTGCGCCGGATGGTGAGGAAGTGGCGATCGCCAATCCTGCGGATGCTACCCAACCCCTCGATCTACTGCTGATTGCCGGAGTGCCGCTGAATGAACCTGTGGTGCGCTATGGGCCCTTTGTGATGAACACTGAAGCCGAAATCCTGCAAGCGATCGACGATTACCAAAATGGAAGGATGGGATATATTCATGCTTAA
- a CDS encoding LLM class flavin-dependent oxidoreductase → MEVGIDSFASVGTSENGETADATQSVAELLERIEQADRSGLDIFGIGEHHRHEFLDSANAVILAAAAARTERIRLTSAVTVLSAADPVRVFQQFATLDLISKGRAEMVVGRGSFTEAFPLFGLSLGDYDEIFAEKLELLLKIRDNETVNWSGKFRPALENQAIYPRPLQKPFPIWVGVGGTPQSFRRAGMLGLPLVVAIIGGETHRFRSLVDLYRNAGEYAGHAPETLKVSLHSIGYVADTTEQAVEEFFPGYAETFTKIGRERGWPPVTRAAFDAQRSTTGALLVGSPEEVAEKIRRHSESLGGISRVTFQMDNAQMNHAQLMRSIELIGMQMSPLLNN, encoded by the coding sequence ATGGAAGTTGGAATTGACAGTTTTGCCTCGGTTGGAACGAGTGAAAATGGTGAAACGGCGGATGCCACGCAGTCTGTCGCCGAACTGCTGGAGAGAATAGAGCAAGCGGATCGTTCCGGCTTGGATATCTTCGGTATCGGTGAACATCATCGGCATGAGTTTTTAGATTCGGCAAACGCGGTTATTCTCGCTGCTGCTGCCGCACGCACTGAGCGCATCCGTCTAACCAGCGCGGTTACGGTGCTGAGCGCGGCTGATCCGGTGCGCGTGTTTCAACAATTCGCCACGCTTGATTTGATTTCAAAAGGTCGCGCTGAAATGGTTGTTGGGCGCGGCTCGTTCACCGAAGCCTTTCCACTCTTCGGACTTAGTCTCGGCGATTACGACGAGATTTTCGCTGAAAAGCTCGAACTCTTGCTCAAAATTCGGGACAATGAAACGGTCAATTGGTCGGGCAAATTTCGCCCTGCGTTAGAAAACCAAGCAATTTATCCGCGTCCGCTGCAAAAACCGTTTCCGATTTGGGTTGGGGTCGGCGGTACGCCACAATCCTTCCGCCGCGCCGGAATGCTTGGACTGCCGCTTGTGGTCGCCATTATCGGCGGCGAAACGCACCGCTTTCGCTCGCTCGTAGATTTGTACCGCAATGCCGGAGAGTACGCCGGACACGCGCCCGAAACATTGAAAGTTTCACTGCATTCAATCGGTTATGTCGCCGACACGACCGAACAAGCCGTTGAAGAATTCTTTCCAGGCTACGCCGAAACTTTTACTAAAATTGGCAGAGAGAGAGGCTGGCCGCCCGTTACTCGCGCCGCTTTTGACGCCCAGCGCAGCACGACCGGCGCGTTGCTGGTCGGCAGTCCCGAAGAAGTGGCGGAGAAAATTCGCCGTCACAGTGAATCACTCGGCGGCATTTCGAGGGTAACGTTCCAAATGGACAACGCGCAGATGAACCACGCCCAACTGATGCGATCCATTGAACTGATTGGAATGCAAATGTCGCCACTCTTAAACAATTAA
- a CDS encoding alpha/beta fold hydrolase, with protein MKIRYGFRQVGDVEVFYREAGPSAAPVILLLHGFPTASHMFRDLIPLLADRFRLIAPDLPGFGQTKVPPRGIFDYTFDHLADVIEGFTDALLLDQYVLYIFDYGAPIGLRLAMRHSERISAIISQNGNAYIEGFSDEWGPWETYWREPSAANREACRSSLAPDTIRNWQYGTGADPNLLSPDGYELDIAYMARPGAEEIQLDLILDYRSNVALYPTFQAYFREHRPPLLAVWGRYDPAFLPAGATAYQRDLPDAKIHLLDTGHFALETHAEEVSALIRAFLDSTISSTTVKV; from the coding sequence ATGAAAATACGCTACGGGTTTCGACAGGTCGGCGATGTCGAAGTGTTTTACCGCGAGGCGGGGCCAAGCGCCGCACCGGTGATACTACTGTTGCACGGCTTTCCCACCGCTAGCCACATGTTCCGCGACCTGATCCCTCTGCTTGCCGATCGCTTTCGGCTCATCGCGCCGGATCTGCCTGGTTTTGGACAGACCAAGGTGCCGCCGCGCGGAATATTCGACTATACGTTTGACCACCTTGCCGACGTGATCGAGGGCTTCACGGATGCTTTGTTGCTCGATCAATACGTGCTCTACATTTTTGACTACGGTGCGCCAATAGGTCTGCGTCTGGCGATGCGCCATTCTGAACGGATATCTGCGATCATCTCGCAAAACGGCAACGCCTACATCGAGGGTTTCAGTGACGAATGGGGACCGTGGGAGACCTATTGGCGCGAGCCGAGCGCAGCGAACCGGGAAGCCTGCCGATCCTCACTTGCGCCGGACACAATCCGGAACTGGCAGTATGGGACAGGAGCCGATCCAAACCTGCTGTCGCCCGACGGCTACGAACTTGACATTGCCTATATGGCGCGACCGGGCGCGGAGGAGATCCAGCTCGATCTGATTCTCGACTACCGCAGCAACGTCGCGCTCTATCCCACCTTCCAGGCCTACTTTCGCGAGCACCGTCCGCCACTTCTCGCCGTCTGGGGACGTTATGATCCGGCATTTCTGCCCGCTGGTGCCACCGCTTATCAGCGAGATCTCCCAGATGCAAAGATTCATCTGCTCGACACCGGACATTTCGCGCTGGAGACGCATGCGGAGGAGGTATCAGCTTTGATCCGCGCATTCCTCGACAGCACCATTAGTTCCACTACGGTGAAAGTTTAG
- a CDS encoding alpha/beta fold hydrolase, translated as MPYVTVGQENSATIDLYYEDLGTGQPVVLIHGFPLNGHSWEKQVLVLLNAGYRVITYDRRGFGASSQPSVGYDYDTFAADLNALVTKLDLQNAVLVGFSMGTGEVTRYLGKYGSERVQKAVLMAPVPPFLLKTDDNPEGVDQSVFDGIMKAIVEDRPAYFSEFFKAFFNVDVLLGDRISNEAIQASWNVAAGASAKGTLDCVPSWLTDFRDDLPRIDVPTLIIHGDADRILPLESTAARLPQMIKNSQLVVIPGGPHAINWTHADQVNPALLDFLQQK; from the coding sequence ATGCCTTACGTTACTGTTGGTCAGGAAAATTCTGCAACCATTGATCTTTACTATGAAGATCTGGGGACAGGTCAACCTGTTGTGCTCATTCACGGCTTTCCCCTCAACGGACATTCCTGGGAAAAGCAGGTCTTAGTGCTGCTGAATGCGGGGTATCGAGTCATTACCTACGATCGCCGGGGATTTGGGGCTTCCAGCCAGCCCTCTGTCGGCTATGACTACGATACCTTCGCCGCCGATCTCAACGCTCTCGTGACTAAGCTTGACTTGCAAAATGCCGTGTTGGTCGGCTTCTCAATGGGAACCGGCGAAGTCACGCGCTATCTTGGCAAATATGGCTCAGAGCGAGTGCAGAAAGCGGTGCTGATGGCTCCCGTGCCGCCCTTTTTGCTGAAGACCGATGATAATCCTGAAGGGGTCGATCAAAGCGTTTTCGATGGCATCATGAAAGCGATCGTGGAAGATCGTCCAGCTTACTTTTCTGAATTCTTCAAAGCGTTCTTCAATGTGGATGTGCTGCTGGGTGACCGGATCAGCAATGAAGCGATTCAGGCCAGTTGGAATGTGGCAGCAGGGGCTTCTGCCAAAGGAACTTTGGATTGTGTTCCTTCCTGGCTCACCGATTTCCGCGACGATCTGCCTCGCATTGATGTCCCAACCCTGATCATTCATGGCGATGCCGATCGCATTTTGCCGCTTGAGTCCACCGCAGCAAGACTGCCGCAGATGATTAAAAACAGTCAACTGGTTGTTATTCCGGGCGGGCCGCACGCCATCAACTGGACTCACGCCGATCAGGTCAATCCCGCGTTACTGGACTTTCTTCAGCAGAAATAA